The following proteins are encoded in a genomic region of Glycine soja cultivar W05 chromosome 17, ASM419377v2, whole genome shotgun sequence:
- the LOC114393691 gene encoding uncharacterized protein LOC114393691 isoform X1, translated as MDRQWRPAPPPNVCPSCFHPHFPFCPPPPPYYHPHPPFPYANFKRPRIDDNPINFSDDERRLKLIRDHGFHTYAPHPNHKDFPPHNAQFRSSPHPFHAYPDPSQHRVPDAYHHAHAPHVAMHEGNHQHNFNGRVVHYPYPYPAAGNNSNDNNNNNNMEPSRFFRGQPQPPLPSSPPPPLPMEPSMNQLKPPSLFPVAESQPMSQPYYHPSAFPSEQEASKQQYLGDSQSFSLNQLAAERPKVIDASHLFRHPHRASRPDHFVIIFRGLPGSGKSYLAKMLRDLEVENGGDAPRIHSMDDYFMTEVGKVEDGEASKSSSSGRNKKPVTKKVMEYCYEPEMEEAYRSSMLKAFKKNVEEGVFTFIIVDDRNLRVADFAQFWATAKRSGYEVYILEATYKDPVGCAARNVHGFTQEDIEKMSKQWEEASSLYLQLDVKSLFHGDDLKESRIQEVDMDMEDDLGDALPPFQGKEDEKVVDPPVGEDASFLKAGKNWHAEEEHPTEVRELGKSKWSEDFGEDDIDQTEGMKGNINALSGLIHQYGKERKSVHWGDKGGKTGFSIGAARKVNALSLVIGPGAGYNLKSNPLPEEDSPTRNSVESKKHSIFQEQIRAERESFKAVFDRRRHRIGGLDVEED; from the exons ATGGATCGTCAATGGCGTCCTGCTCCTCCACCCAATGTCTGCCCCTCTTGCTTCCACCCCCACTTCCCCTTTTGCCCTCCTCCACCCCCCTATTATCACCCTCACCCCCCCTTCCCTTACGCCAACTTCAAGAGACCCCGAATCGACGACAACCCTATCAATTTCTCCGACGACGAACGCAGATTAAAGCTCATTCGCGATCACGGATTCCACACTTACGCGCCACACCCTAATCACAAGGACTTCCCTCCCCACAATGCTCAATTCAGATCTTCCCCTCACCCCTTCCATGCTTACCCGGACCCCTCGCAGCACCGCGTTCCCGACGCTTACCATCACGCTCACGCTCCTCATGTTGCCATGCACGAAGGGAACCACCAGCACAATTTCAATGGAAGAGTAGTTCACTATCCTTATCCCTACCCTGCTGCGGGTAACAATAGCaacgataataataataataataatatggagCCTTCGAGATTCTTCAGGGGACAGCCTCAGCCTCCGCTTCCTTCTTCGCCGCCGCCACCTCTTCCCATGGAACCGTCCATGAATCAATTGAAACCGCCTTCTCTTTTTCCCGTTGCCGAATCTCAACCCATGTCTCAGCCCTATTATCACCCCTCTGCTTTTCCTTCCGAG cagGAAGCATCGAAGCAGCAGTACTTGGGAGATTCCCAATCTTTTTCGTTAAACCAATTGGCTGCAGAGAGACCTAAAGTGATCGATGCGTCGCACTTATTTCGCCATCCTCATCGAGCTTCGCGGCCTGAtcattttgtcatcatctttcgAGGCCTCCCAG GTAGTGGTAAGAGTTACCTAGCAAAGATGTTGCGTGATCTTGAGGTTGAAAATGGTGGTGATGCTCCTCGAATTCATTCCATGGATGATTATTTTATGACTGAGGTTGGAAAG GTTGAGGATGGCGAGGCATCAAAATCTTCAAGTTCAGGCAGAAACAAGAAGCCTGTGACAAAGAAGGTCATGGAGTATTGTTATGAACCTGAAATGGAGGAG GCTTATCGGTCAAGCATGTTGAAAGCTTTCAAGAAAAATGTTGAGGAAGGAGTTTTCACCTTTATTATTG TGGATGACCGCAATCTGCGGGTAGCTGATTTTGCTCAATTTTGGGCAACTGCAAAG AGATCGGGGTATGAAGTTTACATTTTAGAAGCTACATACAAGGATCCGGTG GGTTGTGCTGCAAGGAATGTCCATGGATTTACACAGGAAGACATAGAAAAGATGTCTAAGCAATGGGAAGAAGCTTCATCCTTGTATCTGCAGCTTGATGTGAAG TCATTATTTCATGGAGATGATCTAAAGGAAAGCAGAATACAGGAG GTTGACATGGATATGGAAGATGATCTAGGTGATGCATTACCTCCATTTCAAGGAAAAGAAGATGAGAAAGTTGTTGACCCTCCTGTTGGGGAAGATGCAA GTTTCCTAAAGGCTGGGAAGAATTGGCATGCTGAAGAGGAACATCCAACAGAAGTCAGGGAATTGGGTAAAAGCAAATGGTCAGAAGATTTTGGTGAAGATGACATTGATCAAACTGAAGGTATGAAGGGCAATATTAATGCTCTGTCTGGGTTAATTCATCAATATGGCAAGGAACGAAAATCTGTACATTGGGGTGATAAg GGTGGCAAAACAGGGTTTTCAATAGGGGCTGCAAGGAAGGTAAATGCTTTGTCGTTAGTGATCGGACCTGGTGCTGGATATAACCTG AAATCTAATCCATTACCTGAAGAGGATAGTCCAACCCGTAATAGTGTGGAGTCAAAGAAGCATAGCATATTTCAAGAACAAATCCGGGCTGAACGAGAATCTTTCAAAGCTGTTTTTGATAGGAGACGGCACAGGATTGGTGGGCTTGATGTGGAGGAGGACTGA
- the LOC114393691 gene encoding uncharacterized protein LOC114393691 isoform X3, with amino-acid sequence MDRQWRPAPPPNVCPSCFHPHFPFCPPPPPYYHPHPPFPYANFKRPRIDDNPINFSDDERRLKLIRDHGFHTYAPHPNHKDFPPHNAQFRSSPHPFHAYPDPSQHRVPDAYHHAHAPHVAMHEGNHQHNFNGRVVHYPYPYPAAGNNSNDNNNNNNMEPSRFFRGQPQPPLPSSPPPPLPMEPSMNQLKPPSLFPVAESQPMSQPYYHPSAFPSEQEASKQQYLGDSQSFSLNQLAAERPKVIDASHLFRHPHRASRPDHFVIIFRGLPGSGKSYLAKMLRDLEVENGGDAPRIHSMDDYFMTEVEDGEASKSSSSGRNKKPVTKKVMEYCYEPEMEEAYRSSMLKAFKKNVEEGVFTFIIVDDRNLRVADFAQFWATAKRSGYEVYILEATYKDPVGCAARNVHGFTQEDIEKMSKQWEEASSLYLQLDVKSLFHGDDLKESRIQEVDMDMEDDLGDALPPFQGKEDEKVVDPPVGEDASFLKAGKNWHAEEEHPTEVRELGKSKWSEDFGEDDIDQTEGMKGNINALSGLIHQYGKERKSVHWGDKGGKTGFSIGAARKVNALSLVIGPGAGYNLKSNPLPEEDSPTRNSVESKKHSIFQEQIRAERESFKAVFDRRRHRIGGLDVEED; translated from the exons ATGGATCGTCAATGGCGTCCTGCTCCTCCACCCAATGTCTGCCCCTCTTGCTTCCACCCCCACTTCCCCTTTTGCCCTCCTCCACCCCCCTATTATCACCCTCACCCCCCCTTCCCTTACGCCAACTTCAAGAGACCCCGAATCGACGACAACCCTATCAATTTCTCCGACGACGAACGCAGATTAAAGCTCATTCGCGATCACGGATTCCACACTTACGCGCCACACCCTAATCACAAGGACTTCCCTCCCCACAATGCTCAATTCAGATCTTCCCCTCACCCCTTCCATGCTTACCCGGACCCCTCGCAGCACCGCGTTCCCGACGCTTACCATCACGCTCACGCTCCTCATGTTGCCATGCACGAAGGGAACCACCAGCACAATTTCAATGGAAGAGTAGTTCACTATCCTTATCCCTACCCTGCTGCGGGTAACAATAGCaacgataataataataataataatatggagCCTTCGAGATTCTTCAGGGGACAGCCTCAGCCTCCGCTTCCTTCTTCGCCGCCGCCACCTCTTCCCATGGAACCGTCCATGAATCAATTGAAACCGCCTTCTCTTTTTCCCGTTGCCGAATCTCAACCCATGTCTCAGCCCTATTATCACCCCTCTGCTTTTCCTTCCGAG cagGAAGCATCGAAGCAGCAGTACTTGGGAGATTCCCAATCTTTTTCGTTAAACCAATTGGCTGCAGAGAGACCTAAAGTGATCGATGCGTCGCACTTATTTCGCCATCCTCATCGAGCTTCGCGGCCTGAtcattttgtcatcatctttcgAGGCCTCCCAG GTAGTGGTAAGAGTTACCTAGCAAAGATGTTGCGTGATCTTGAGGTTGAAAATGGTGGTGATGCTCCTCGAATTCATTCCATGGATGATTATTTTATGACTGAG GTTGAGGATGGCGAGGCATCAAAATCTTCAAGTTCAGGCAGAAACAAGAAGCCTGTGACAAAGAAGGTCATGGAGTATTGTTATGAACCTGAAATGGAGGAG GCTTATCGGTCAAGCATGTTGAAAGCTTTCAAGAAAAATGTTGAGGAAGGAGTTTTCACCTTTATTATTG TGGATGACCGCAATCTGCGGGTAGCTGATTTTGCTCAATTTTGGGCAACTGCAAAG AGATCGGGGTATGAAGTTTACATTTTAGAAGCTACATACAAGGATCCGGTG GGTTGTGCTGCAAGGAATGTCCATGGATTTACACAGGAAGACATAGAAAAGATGTCTAAGCAATGGGAAGAAGCTTCATCCTTGTATCTGCAGCTTGATGTGAAG TCATTATTTCATGGAGATGATCTAAAGGAAAGCAGAATACAGGAG GTTGACATGGATATGGAAGATGATCTAGGTGATGCATTACCTCCATTTCAAGGAAAAGAAGATGAGAAAGTTGTTGACCCTCCTGTTGGGGAAGATGCAA GTTTCCTAAAGGCTGGGAAGAATTGGCATGCTGAAGAGGAACATCCAACAGAAGTCAGGGAATTGGGTAAAAGCAAATGGTCAGAAGATTTTGGTGAAGATGACATTGATCAAACTGAAGGTATGAAGGGCAATATTAATGCTCTGTCTGGGTTAATTCATCAATATGGCAAGGAACGAAAATCTGTACATTGGGGTGATAAg GGTGGCAAAACAGGGTTTTCAATAGGGGCTGCAAGGAAGGTAAATGCTTTGTCGTTAGTGATCGGACCTGGTGCTGGATATAACCTG AAATCTAATCCATTACCTGAAGAGGATAGTCCAACCCGTAATAGTGTGGAGTCAAAGAAGCATAGCATATTTCAAGAACAAATCCGGGCTGAACGAGAATCTTTCAAAGCTGTTTTTGATAGGAGACGGCACAGGATTGGTGGGCTTGATGTGGAGGAGGACTGA
- the LOC114391432 gene encoding uncharacterized protein LOC114391432 produces the protein MTLLEVIKDASVNSKPLDSPIDYPIVLNPDGILPNLKPEVEDESSSSLIKPLIGWQLSQTDAEIIDISKKFFIQLKAKLKNNNDLNKGEFIGSLNSYLENIRDKLGVVIEFDPSCSGYNRALIDKLGVFMGKDVAGLVLDGSVSLEIWEVVKALIVNGITEHSCYSNLITKLVEKKRSDLLCLCITHGFDLGSSEILTILRYFLSPSKDAYNSMVTVKKDWECQVLLAIEKANDSNLKKYLLTAKEASILLMMAYDGFSASEICLHYLFASSNINDVVLSPSFSKLNGKELINLIRYLAKWLKKYERFPQAGPCPKASSVSEACEWVPKLEDVIKCLGLVLDEKFSSLVLHPQFHEELRSIEEVVSCLTDEAKFCHLMTDVVDKLKIEVKSEND, from the coding sequence ATGACTTTACTAGAAGTAATTAAGGATGCTTCAGTCAATTCAAAACCACTTGATTCACCTATTGACTACCCAATTGTTCTGAACCCAGATGGTATCTTGCCTAATTTAAAGCCTGAAGTTGAAGATGAATCTTCCTCATCCCTCATAAAACCCCTTATTGGGTGGCAACTTTCACAAACTGATGCTGAGATTATTGACATTAGCAAAAAGTTCTTTATACAACTGAAGGCTAAGCTCAAGAACAATAATGACTTGAATAAGGGTGAGTTTATTGGTAGTTTGAATTCCTATCTAGAAAACATCAGGGACAAATTAGGGGTTGTAATTGAGTTTGATCCATCCTGTAGTGGTTATAACAGGGCTTTGATTGATAAGCTTGGAGTTTTCATGGGTAAAGATGTTGCTGGCCTGGTTTTGGATGGGAGTGTTTCTTTGGAGATTTGGGAAGTGGTCAAGGCTTTGATTGTTAATGGTATTACTGAGCATTCTTGTTATTCAAACCTGATTACAAAGTTAGTGGAAAAAAAGAGGTCTGATTTGCTCTGTTTATGCATTACGCATGGTTTCGATCTTGGTTCATCAGAAATACTTACCATTTTGAGGTACTTTCTTTCTCCGTCCAAAGATGCTTATAACAGTATGGTAACTGTGAAGAAGGATTGGGAGTGCCAAGTGCTGTTGGCCATTGAGAAAGCAAATGATAGCAATCTGAAGAAGTACTTGCTTACGGCGAAGGAGGCTTCTATTTTGCTTATGATGGCATATGATGGTTTCTCTGCGTCTGAGATTTGTTTGCATTATCTGTTTGCATCATCCAACATCAATGATGTGGTGTTATCCCCTTCATTCAGTAAGTTGAATGGCAAAGAGTTAATAAATTTGATTCGTTATTTAGCCAAGTGGTTGAAGAAATATGAGAGGTTTCCTCAAGCAGGACCGTGTCCAAAAGCCTCATCAGTTTCAGAGGCTTGTGAATGGGTTCCTAAACTCGAAGATGTTATAAAATGTCTTGGCTTAGTGCTTGATGAGAAATTTTCTTCATTGGTGTTACATCCACAGTTTCATGAGGAGCTGAGATCAATTGAAGAAGTGGTTAGTTGTTTAACCGATGAAGCCAAATTTTGCCACTTGATGACTGATGTAGTGGACAAACTAAAGATCGAAGTGAAAAGTGAAAATGATTAA
- the LOC114393691 gene encoding uncharacterized protein LOC114393691 isoform X4, protein MDRQWRPAPPPNVCPSCFHPHFPFCPPPPPYYHPHPPFPYANFKRPRIDDNPINFSDDERRLKLIRDHGFHTYAPHPNHKDFPPHNAQFRSSPHPFHAYPDPSQHRVPDAYHHAHAPHVAMHEGNHQHNFNGRVVHYPYPYPAAGNNSNDNNNNNNMEPSRFFRGQPQPPLPSSPPPPLPMEPSMNQLKPPSLFPVAESQPMSQPYYHPSAFPSEQEASKQQYLGDSQSFSLNQLAAERPKVIDASHLFRHPHRASRPDHFVIIFRGLPGSGKSYLAKMLRDLEVENGGDAPRIHSMDDYFMTEVGKVEDGEASKSSSSGRNKKPVTKKVMEYCYEPEMEEAYRSSMLKAFKKNVEEGVFTFIIVDDRNLRVADFAQFWATAKRSGYEVYILEATYKDPVGCAARNVHGFTQEDIEKMSKQWEEASSLYLQLDVKSLFHGDDLKESRIQEVDMDMEDDLGDALPPFQGKEDEKVVDPPVGEDASFLKAGKNWHAEEEHPTEVRELGKSKWSEDFGEDDIDQTEGMKGNINALSGLIHQYGKERKSVHWGDKV, encoded by the exons ATGGATCGTCAATGGCGTCCTGCTCCTCCACCCAATGTCTGCCCCTCTTGCTTCCACCCCCACTTCCCCTTTTGCCCTCCTCCACCCCCCTATTATCACCCTCACCCCCCCTTCCCTTACGCCAACTTCAAGAGACCCCGAATCGACGACAACCCTATCAATTTCTCCGACGACGAACGCAGATTAAAGCTCATTCGCGATCACGGATTCCACACTTACGCGCCACACCCTAATCACAAGGACTTCCCTCCCCACAATGCTCAATTCAGATCTTCCCCTCACCCCTTCCATGCTTACCCGGACCCCTCGCAGCACCGCGTTCCCGACGCTTACCATCACGCTCACGCTCCTCATGTTGCCATGCACGAAGGGAACCACCAGCACAATTTCAATGGAAGAGTAGTTCACTATCCTTATCCCTACCCTGCTGCGGGTAACAATAGCaacgataataataataataataatatggagCCTTCGAGATTCTTCAGGGGACAGCCTCAGCCTCCGCTTCCTTCTTCGCCGCCGCCACCTCTTCCCATGGAACCGTCCATGAATCAATTGAAACCGCCTTCTCTTTTTCCCGTTGCCGAATCTCAACCCATGTCTCAGCCCTATTATCACCCCTCTGCTTTTCCTTCCGAG cagGAAGCATCGAAGCAGCAGTACTTGGGAGATTCCCAATCTTTTTCGTTAAACCAATTGGCTGCAGAGAGACCTAAAGTGATCGATGCGTCGCACTTATTTCGCCATCCTCATCGAGCTTCGCGGCCTGAtcattttgtcatcatctttcgAGGCCTCCCAG GTAGTGGTAAGAGTTACCTAGCAAAGATGTTGCGTGATCTTGAGGTTGAAAATGGTGGTGATGCTCCTCGAATTCATTCCATGGATGATTATTTTATGACTGAGGTTGGAAAG GTTGAGGATGGCGAGGCATCAAAATCTTCAAGTTCAGGCAGAAACAAGAAGCCTGTGACAAAGAAGGTCATGGAGTATTGTTATGAACCTGAAATGGAGGAG GCTTATCGGTCAAGCATGTTGAAAGCTTTCAAGAAAAATGTTGAGGAAGGAGTTTTCACCTTTATTATTG TGGATGACCGCAATCTGCGGGTAGCTGATTTTGCTCAATTTTGGGCAACTGCAAAG AGATCGGGGTATGAAGTTTACATTTTAGAAGCTACATACAAGGATCCGGTG GGTTGTGCTGCAAGGAATGTCCATGGATTTACACAGGAAGACATAGAAAAGATGTCTAAGCAATGGGAAGAAGCTTCATCCTTGTATCTGCAGCTTGATGTGAAG TCATTATTTCATGGAGATGATCTAAAGGAAAGCAGAATACAGGAG GTTGACATGGATATGGAAGATGATCTAGGTGATGCATTACCTCCATTTCAAGGAAAAGAAGATGAGAAAGTTGTTGACCCTCCTGTTGGGGAAGATGCAA GTTTCCTAAAGGCTGGGAAGAATTGGCATGCTGAAGAGGAACATCCAACAGAAGTCAGGGAATTGGGTAAAAGCAAATGGTCAGAAGATTTTGGTGAAGATGACATTGATCAAACTGAAGGTATGAAGGGCAATATTAATGCTCTGTCTGGGTTAATTCATCAATATGGCAAGGAACGAAAATCTGTACATTGGGGTGATAAggtataa
- the LOC114393691 gene encoding uncharacterized protein LOC114393691 isoform X2: MDRQWRPAPPPNVCPSCFHPHFPFCPPPPPYYHPHPPFPYANFKRPRIDDNPINFSDDERRLKLIRDHGFHTYAPHPNHKDFPPHNAQFRSSPHPFHAYPDPSQHRVPDAYHHAHAPHVAMHEGNHQHNFNGRVVHYPYPYPAAGNNSNDNNNNNNMEPSRFFRGQPQPPLPSSPPPPLPMEPSMNQLKPPSLFPVAESQPMSQPYYHPSAFPSEEASKQQYLGDSQSFSLNQLAAERPKVIDASHLFRHPHRASRPDHFVIIFRGLPGSGKSYLAKMLRDLEVENGGDAPRIHSMDDYFMTEVGKVEDGEASKSSSSGRNKKPVTKKVMEYCYEPEMEEAYRSSMLKAFKKNVEEGVFTFIIVDDRNLRVADFAQFWATAKRSGYEVYILEATYKDPVGCAARNVHGFTQEDIEKMSKQWEEASSLYLQLDVKSLFHGDDLKESRIQEVDMDMEDDLGDALPPFQGKEDEKVVDPPVGEDASFLKAGKNWHAEEEHPTEVRELGKSKWSEDFGEDDIDQTEGMKGNINALSGLIHQYGKERKSVHWGDKGGKTGFSIGAARKVNALSLVIGPGAGYNLKSNPLPEEDSPTRNSVESKKHSIFQEQIRAERESFKAVFDRRRHRIGGLDVEED, encoded by the exons ATGGATCGTCAATGGCGTCCTGCTCCTCCACCCAATGTCTGCCCCTCTTGCTTCCACCCCCACTTCCCCTTTTGCCCTCCTCCACCCCCCTATTATCACCCTCACCCCCCCTTCCCTTACGCCAACTTCAAGAGACCCCGAATCGACGACAACCCTATCAATTTCTCCGACGACGAACGCAGATTAAAGCTCATTCGCGATCACGGATTCCACACTTACGCGCCACACCCTAATCACAAGGACTTCCCTCCCCACAATGCTCAATTCAGATCTTCCCCTCACCCCTTCCATGCTTACCCGGACCCCTCGCAGCACCGCGTTCCCGACGCTTACCATCACGCTCACGCTCCTCATGTTGCCATGCACGAAGGGAACCACCAGCACAATTTCAATGGAAGAGTAGTTCACTATCCTTATCCCTACCCTGCTGCGGGTAACAATAGCaacgataataataataataataatatggagCCTTCGAGATTCTTCAGGGGACAGCCTCAGCCTCCGCTTCCTTCTTCGCCGCCGCCACCTCTTCCCATGGAACCGTCCATGAATCAATTGAAACCGCCTTCTCTTTTTCCCGTTGCCGAATCTCAACCCATGTCTCAGCCCTATTATCACCCCTCTGCTTTTCCTTCCGAG GAAGCATCGAAGCAGCAGTACTTGGGAGATTCCCAATCTTTTTCGTTAAACCAATTGGCTGCAGAGAGACCTAAAGTGATCGATGCGTCGCACTTATTTCGCCATCCTCATCGAGCTTCGCGGCCTGAtcattttgtcatcatctttcgAGGCCTCCCAG GTAGTGGTAAGAGTTACCTAGCAAAGATGTTGCGTGATCTTGAGGTTGAAAATGGTGGTGATGCTCCTCGAATTCATTCCATGGATGATTATTTTATGACTGAGGTTGGAAAG GTTGAGGATGGCGAGGCATCAAAATCTTCAAGTTCAGGCAGAAACAAGAAGCCTGTGACAAAGAAGGTCATGGAGTATTGTTATGAACCTGAAATGGAGGAG GCTTATCGGTCAAGCATGTTGAAAGCTTTCAAGAAAAATGTTGAGGAAGGAGTTTTCACCTTTATTATTG TGGATGACCGCAATCTGCGGGTAGCTGATTTTGCTCAATTTTGGGCAACTGCAAAG AGATCGGGGTATGAAGTTTACATTTTAGAAGCTACATACAAGGATCCGGTG GGTTGTGCTGCAAGGAATGTCCATGGATTTACACAGGAAGACATAGAAAAGATGTCTAAGCAATGGGAAGAAGCTTCATCCTTGTATCTGCAGCTTGATGTGAAG TCATTATTTCATGGAGATGATCTAAAGGAAAGCAGAATACAGGAG GTTGACATGGATATGGAAGATGATCTAGGTGATGCATTACCTCCATTTCAAGGAAAAGAAGATGAGAAAGTTGTTGACCCTCCTGTTGGGGAAGATGCAA GTTTCCTAAAGGCTGGGAAGAATTGGCATGCTGAAGAGGAACATCCAACAGAAGTCAGGGAATTGGGTAAAAGCAAATGGTCAGAAGATTTTGGTGAAGATGACATTGATCAAACTGAAGGTATGAAGGGCAATATTAATGCTCTGTCTGGGTTAATTCATCAATATGGCAAGGAACGAAAATCTGTACATTGGGGTGATAAg GGTGGCAAAACAGGGTTTTCAATAGGGGCTGCAAGGAAGGTAAATGCTTTGTCGTTAGTGATCGGACCTGGTGCTGGATATAACCTG AAATCTAATCCATTACCTGAAGAGGATAGTCCAACCCGTAATAGTGTGGAGTCAAAGAAGCATAGCATATTTCAAGAACAAATCCGGGCTGAACGAGAATCTTTCAAAGCTGTTTTTGATAGGAGACGGCACAGGATTGGTGGGCTTGATGTGGAGGAGGACTGA
- the LOC114393691 gene encoding uncharacterized protein LOC114393691 isoform X5 encodes MDRQWRPAPPPNVCPSCFHPHFPFCPPPPPYYHPHPPFPYANFKRPRIDDNPINFSDDERRLKLIRDHGFHTYAPHPNHKDFPPHNAQFRSSPHPFHAYPDPSQHRVPDAYHHAHAPHVAMHEGNHQHNFNGRVVHYPYPYPAAGNNSNDNNNNNNMEPSRFFRGQPQPPLPSSPPPPLPMEPSMNQLKPPSLFPVAESQPMSQPYYHPSAFPSEQEASKQQYLGDSQSFSLNQLAAERPKVIDASHLFRHPHRASRPDHFVIIFRGLPGSGKSYLAKMLRDLEVENGGDAPRIHSMDDYFMTEVGKVEDGEASKSSSSGRNKKPVTKKVMEYCYEPEMEEAYRSSMLKAFKKNVEEGVFTFIIVDDRNLRVADFAQFWATAKRSGYEVYILEATYKDPVGCAARNVHGFTQEDIEKMSKQWEEASSLYLQLDVKSLFHGDDLKESRIQEVDMDMEDDLGDALPPFQGKEDEKVVDPPVGEDASFLKAGKNWHAEEEHPTEVRELGKSKWSEDFGEDDIDQTEGWQNRVFNRGCKEGKCFVVSDRTWCWI; translated from the exons ATGGATCGTCAATGGCGTCCTGCTCCTCCACCCAATGTCTGCCCCTCTTGCTTCCACCCCCACTTCCCCTTTTGCCCTCCTCCACCCCCCTATTATCACCCTCACCCCCCCTTCCCTTACGCCAACTTCAAGAGACCCCGAATCGACGACAACCCTATCAATTTCTCCGACGACGAACGCAGATTAAAGCTCATTCGCGATCACGGATTCCACACTTACGCGCCACACCCTAATCACAAGGACTTCCCTCCCCACAATGCTCAATTCAGATCTTCCCCTCACCCCTTCCATGCTTACCCGGACCCCTCGCAGCACCGCGTTCCCGACGCTTACCATCACGCTCACGCTCCTCATGTTGCCATGCACGAAGGGAACCACCAGCACAATTTCAATGGAAGAGTAGTTCACTATCCTTATCCCTACCCTGCTGCGGGTAACAATAGCaacgataataataataataataatatggagCCTTCGAGATTCTTCAGGGGACAGCCTCAGCCTCCGCTTCCTTCTTCGCCGCCGCCACCTCTTCCCATGGAACCGTCCATGAATCAATTGAAACCGCCTTCTCTTTTTCCCGTTGCCGAATCTCAACCCATGTCTCAGCCCTATTATCACCCCTCTGCTTTTCCTTCCGAG cagGAAGCATCGAAGCAGCAGTACTTGGGAGATTCCCAATCTTTTTCGTTAAACCAATTGGCTGCAGAGAGACCTAAAGTGATCGATGCGTCGCACTTATTTCGCCATCCTCATCGAGCTTCGCGGCCTGAtcattttgtcatcatctttcgAGGCCTCCCAG GTAGTGGTAAGAGTTACCTAGCAAAGATGTTGCGTGATCTTGAGGTTGAAAATGGTGGTGATGCTCCTCGAATTCATTCCATGGATGATTATTTTATGACTGAGGTTGGAAAG GTTGAGGATGGCGAGGCATCAAAATCTTCAAGTTCAGGCAGAAACAAGAAGCCTGTGACAAAGAAGGTCATGGAGTATTGTTATGAACCTGAAATGGAGGAG GCTTATCGGTCAAGCATGTTGAAAGCTTTCAAGAAAAATGTTGAGGAAGGAGTTTTCACCTTTATTATTG TGGATGACCGCAATCTGCGGGTAGCTGATTTTGCTCAATTTTGGGCAACTGCAAAG AGATCGGGGTATGAAGTTTACATTTTAGAAGCTACATACAAGGATCCGGTG GGTTGTGCTGCAAGGAATGTCCATGGATTTACACAGGAAGACATAGAAAAGATGTCTAAGCAATGGGAAGAAGCTTCATCCTTGTATCTGCAGCTTGATGTGAAG TCATTATTTCATGGAGATGATCTAAAGGAAAGCAGAATACAGGAG GTTGACATGGATATGGAAGATGATCTAGGTGATGCATTACCTCCATTTCAAGGAAAAGAAGATGAGAAAGTTGTTGACCCTCCTGTTGGGGAAGATGCAA GTTTCCTAAAGGCTGGGAAGAATTGGCATGCTGAAGAGGAACATCCAACAGAAGTCAGGGAATTGGGTAAAAGCAAATGGTCAGAAGATTTTGGTGAAGATGACATTGATCAAACTGAAG GGTGGCAAAACAGGGTTTTCAATAGGGGCTGCAAGGAAGGTAAATGCTTTGTCGTTAGTGATCGGACCTGGTGCTGGATATAA